The nucleotide window GGAGCGCTCACACTCGATCCAGTGCAAACGTGTGCCAACGTCAATGCGGATGCGTAGCGGTTGATCCAGTGCGGAGAGAAAGACCCACTCACCCGTTGATGCCGTTTCGATTCCATGATCCGGGGCTTGAATTTGAAGCGAGCCAGAGGAGAGATAGAGAATGCTCGAAAAGGTGCCCTGCGGCCATTCAGTCCATTGGGGTGTTCCCCGTGCGCATTGCCGTGATTGTTGATAGACAAATCCCTCATGCTGGATGAACGTCAGCAAATCCAATTCTACACCACCGATGGCGACGGTGTTCGATTCAGGACGCCTGAATGGACAGTATGTCATGGATGTTTGCATGGATGACGAATGATATTGAGAATCAGTCTCTTTAATTCAAACGAAAAATGCTCCTTTGCATTTTCAAGTTTGGAAGTTTCACACTGGAGGCGCGTGATCGGTTCGAGAACGTTCAACCTGACTTGTGCAGGTTGCGGTATGCCTTATTCACCAAGGTTTCCACGTCTTCGGAAATATCGAGCACGATGGCTTCCTGCGGCTCCTCAAGGGTGGAAAACTGGCTTTTGAGCAAGGATGCAGGCATGAAGTGATTGCGCAGTTTCATGCGGGTGTAGATTTCATCAAAACTGCCTTTTAAATAGATGAATCGTGCATGCACCAGACCAGTGATAAGGTGATCCCTGTATCGCTGTCGCAGTGCCGAGCAGGCGAGAACGACCCCATTGTATTGATGGTCTTGCAGTAACTTTGACAGGATATCGAGCCAGGGGATGCGGTCGGTATCCTGGAGCGGCTGCCCCGATTGCATCTTGGCAATATTTTCGGGTGGATGAAAATCATCGGCATCGAGAAAGGGCACGTTTAGACGTTTGGCCAAACGTTTGCCGACAGTTGTTTTCCCACAACCCGAAACTCCCATGACAATTACAACAGGCGCAGGAGCTGTGCTGTCAGGCATTGATTTCAACGATTGCGATGGAGTTAAGTTGAACGATTTGGTTTCAACGCGGGGCGGATGGGGCAGTTTTTGTCCCTGTTACACGCACGAATACTTCCTGCACCAGAGATCCCAGTTGTATCGAATAGCGGTAAATCCCCGGAACGCGCTTCACAAATGAGACTTCGCCACTGGGTTCATTCGAAAAGACTCCGTCCACATTGGCAGGAGACTGCCCGGGGCTGCTACGCACAATGGGAATGCCACCTGTGCTATTCCAACGGATGGAAAATGGCGAACCGAGTGCGACCTCGCTGTTCGAAGCCCAAATCTGGACTGCGGCGTTGCTGTAGGAGTCTGGATGGGGGATCACGTCAATGCGTACATTCTCCGCGTGGATCTGTTGTCCCGGAGCAGACGCCGGACCGGGTACAGCCTTGCTGCGCACCGCAAAAACGTAGGAACCGGGTGCGGGTGGATGCCACAGAATGGCACCCATCGGGGCATTGGAATAGTGAGTGGGCAAGCCGTCTGGGTTGCTTTGGCTGCTCCAGAATTCGACGATGGGGGACTTTCGATCTGCATCCCAGGCAATGACCACTGGCTGCCCGACGTAGGTTTGCCGTTTGTCAGAAAGGATGCGCGCATATTGACCATCAGGAGTCCAGTCTTCCCAGATTTGATTGTTGTAATCAAAAACCCGGTTGCCATGCGTATCGACGTAGATCCAGTTTCCCCGCTGCTTTGACCAGTAATGGGGGGCAAGCTGTGGCGTAGTCCAAAGCCAGCCTTGTTTGCTGGTAAAATAGTGATGAACCCCAGTTGCATGATCGGGCAGGCTGTAAGTGATGCCCATGGCGTCGGAGCGGAAGAACATGCCGCCCAAATTGCGAAAACGTCCCATCCCATTGCGTTGGTAGCTGCCATCTCCATTCACATGAACACGTTGCATGCCTGCGATCTCGGCTGTTACCCAGTTCCAATTGCGGTCGACGGGAGTCACTCCGTCGGGCAAAAACAGCTGATATTTTGATGCTTGAGCAATGGCTGCTGTGTTTCCGATCGGACCCGGGTGAGCCGCAGGGTTCCAGGCATTTTGAGTGGTCCAATAGTGGCCACCGTATGGATCGGAGGCGTTTTGAGAGCGGGTATGGCCGACACCGAAGTAGGGGTACAGCGGGTTGGCAACTCCATCTCTGGGTAGCCCGAACAGGGATTCCCGGTGTCCGGTGGTTGAGCGTTCCCAAGCGTCAACCGCAGCAGCTGCGTTAGTGTATCCGGCAGCGAGGTTTTCGAAGGTCTGCGAGAGAAAGCCCGGGGCATCCCCAAAATAGTAGGTAATCAGATTGCCTTGTGGATCACTGTGGGCGAAATAGCTGCGGTTGGCGAGATCATCCGATTTTGCCTTGGCATAGAGCGTCAATGCCGGATCCAGAACAATAACGGGGCGTTGCTGCAGGGGATGCTGCGCAATGCGCTGGATCAGTTCCAGCTCCTGCTCGCTCAGAACATAGGATTTCTGCAGTATGGCTGCGCCGTTTGCATGGTAACCCGTGATGAGGTCGGTTTGCGGCAATGCGTGCACATTTCCTGTCAACACAGAGCACATGCAGAGTGCCAGCAACCAATTGGAAACCAGTGAATGGAAGGGACGGGATGGCGATATTCTCATGAGCAAGTGCGCAAAGTGTCTGTCATTCGGGTGATGATGGGTCAGGGAAAAGCCATATTCCGGTTTCCGGTGGAATCAACCCGAGAATCGCATTGCAATCGATTCATGCGATGGATCCGGGCAAGGCAACGGCACATTTCCACTGCTGTGTTTTTCCAATCCATCGAGCACGGTGAATCAATAGATCACTACAACAGAGATGATGCCAGCAGGGAAGCAGGCGGACTGAATCCGGATGGTGTCAGAATAATCGGGAGTAAGGGAATTCGATAAACGCTCTTGCTATGAGGGTAATAGATCAGAGAACTCCCTGAGAGAGTGCGAGTTCTTCGGGCAGCAGGGTCGCATCGAGAGCAGCATCTTGCAGTTGATCTGCAACTTCTGAACCTCCAGCACGAGTGGCAATGAGCGAGGCATAGTAGGCTACCTCTGCAATTTCAAAATACCGCGGATTCAGTTTCTGCATCAGCTCCCAGGCTTCTGCATACCGTTGGTTCATGTAGAGTGTGAAAGCGTAGGTTGTTGTCGGAATGGGTCTTCCCGGATAAGCTTCGTGCAGTGCTTCCGCCCGCTCGAGTTGTGAAGCAGGATCTTTCCCTGACAACAGGGCATACATGATCAGATTGTTGCGGATGTTGTCGTTGGAAGGAAGCACCCGGTGTGCACGCAGAGAAAGTTGATGAAGGCGTTCGGTAGCCTTGCGTGCATAATAATGGGAATGGAGACGTTGATAGGCCCATTCGGTATGAACGCTTTGTTGCAGCATATCCTCGAGCAATGCGATTTGCCGGGATTCGAAGGCTGGCCAATTATCCGTGGCCTGGATGAGATTGCGTGCCGCCTGAAGCGAGGATTGGATCTGGGAAACCGCATCCTGCCAATGCTTGCCGGATTGCGTCGCATTGCCACGATGGTGATGCATCCGCGACAACAGTGCGTGGCGATAATAGTTGAGCACGCCCCAGTCAGCGTTTGCGATCAGAGCTTCCAGTTCATCCCACTTGGATACGGAGGCGGTTGCTTCGGCAATCAGGATGCGGTAGGAAAGCTCACCCTGAAGCGGTGATTTGGTGTCGAGCACACTGCACCACTCCAGGAGCAGATCGGCTTGCCCTGCCTGAATCAGGCTTCGGGCCACTTCTTCAAACAACGAAAGCGGTGGATTTGTATGGACAAAAAGTTCGGACGGAGCCGATTCGGGGCGGTGGTAAATGATCAGCTTGAGATAGGCTGCCACTTCCCGCCAGGTTGCGTTGTCCCGCTGGGCAAGGTTTTGGGCCAGGGCGATTGCACTCTCGTGGTCGGATTGGCTCAACGCATAGCTCAGCATAACCCGCCATACATCGGGCAAGCGTTCCGGAATAGCAGCGATATCTGCCATCAGTCGGTTGATTTCTTCCATCTGATCCGGGTTGCCTTTCCGCAGTAAAATGTTGAGCAGGTTGAGCTTGAGGTCTGCGGAATCAGGTGAGGCATCAAGCGAACGACGCGTGAAGCGCTCGGCCTGTTGCAGGTCTCCGATGCCCAGATAATAGCCCGTAAGCAAATTGTGGTATTTGGATTCCTGTCCAGTGGAAGGCAGGGTCGTGTCGAGCACGGTTTTTGCGTCGTTAAAAAAAGCGTTTCGGATCAGTACTTCCGCGTATCCGAGGCGGATTTCGCTGTCATCGGGAAAACGCTCATGCCAGCGCTTCCACCAGAATACTTCGCTTTTGTCCAGAAACAGACTGGAAAAATGGGCCATTTGACGAAGGGCATGAGGGTGGTTTGGGTTGGCATCCAGAATTTTCCCATACCAGAACGATGCCACCTGCCAGGTGCCGTCCTCAATCGCCTGATCACCAAGATTCTGGTAACGCTGGATACGGAAATATTGAAGTGCCAGCCAACCAAACGCACCGACCACAATCAATGTAAGCAAAGAAATGAGAACTATCGTGAATTTTCGAGGGAGAGCATGCATGGTGTATGGGAAACTGGGCAAAGCGGAAGGCTATTCTTATTTCCCAGCAGATTCAAGTTTCAGATCCATGCATTTGAGAACTCTGTGAAAGGAAAATCGGATTTTTTGTACTTCCCGCTCAATTCGACTTGGGATTTTGAAGGCGAATTGCGTGGCTGGTGGGATGAAGATTTATCTCGATACGGCAAATCTGGAAGAAATCCGTCAGGCATCGGAATTGGGCATCGTGGATGGAGTGACAACCAATCCTGCGCTGGTCGCACGAGAAGGGGCGAACTCCCTCGAAAACACCAAAACCCACTTCGCTCGCATGTGTGAACTGACGGAGGCTGGGCTGCAGCAATTTTTCAGGGCCTACCATGGGACTCCCAATAGGGCAGGAAAGGAAGGGTAAGCTTGCAGGGGTAGCGGTCGAAAAACGTCAGTGAGACTGCACATGCAGGTGCGCAGTCTCACTGACGAAAGGATTATCGGTAGCGGGCCTGCCAGTCTTCCGGAACGTGCACAACGCAGATGTTCATGCTGCGGTCATCCTCAGAAAGCATGGCCGACTGGAATTGAATGCGCGTTCCATCCCGGCTGAACGTCGGATGCACATGGTCCTGCGCGGAAACCTTGTGCCCGGTTGTGAGCAATAACGTTTCAGAAGTGTGGCGATCAATGAGATAGAGACTGCGGGAGAAATCGTCGCCGACGGCCCAGTTTCCATCCGGTGAGCCATGGACGTGCCAATACCCACTACCTTCGTGGGTCTGACCCGCAATACGCATTTCACCAGTTCGCAGGTTCACAATACCGAGTCCGGTGGGTTTTTCCCTGCTGCCGCATTCGCCCCATTCATCTTTGAAGCCCGGTTCCCGATGTCCCATGATGGCAAATGCAACCTCATCGGGAGTGATGACAGCCTCGTGTGTCACCCATTCATAGTCCGCTTCTGGATAGAGTGGTCGCAGTCCGCTTCCGTCAGCCTTTACGGTCCAGGTGCGCTGGGGTGCCTTTCCGCCCGTCTCCCAGCAAAAAACGATTTCACCCGGAACCCAGGGATTGGTTTGGAGGTGTCCCATCTGAAATCCCACTGCAGTGACGATATCGATTTCGCCGGTTGTGAGATCCATTTTGGCGATGCCACTGGGTCCGGCCCCCATGTTGCGAGGGCCGAAGTTTTCGTAAATGGTAGCGTCAGCAGGCAGGTGTTTGGCTGCTTCTTCCTTTCCAATTCGAAAATAGGCAATGTCCTCGTTGGCATCGAGATCCATGTCACCTCCCGATCCCATGTGCTTGGGGATGATTCCGCACACGCGCTCGTAGGCTGATTTTTCCCTCAGCTTTCCGGCTTCGCTGTCACGGAAAAGAGATTCCAGATCGATTTCGACGATTTGGCGATCTCCACCCTCAGGTCCACCTCTCCAAACCGGGGGCGATCCAGGGGGGATGGACGGATCCCGCACGATGTAGAGCTTCATCGATTTCTGGGCGATGCAGACCTGTCCCATATAACCTCCCTCAGTGACCTGAACGAGATCCCCTGTTTGTTCGTGTACGGCTATCAATTCACCCTTCACTCGGTTGGAGCGAAAGATGACCCATTGGCCGTCGGCGGTCCACTGCGGATGGGTAGGGTAGATTTTGGAATCACCAGCAGGCGTGCTGGTGAGAAAGTAGAGATCGAACCCGGTAACGGGATCTTTCACCACCTTGCGTTCGGAAGGGAAACGCTGCCCGAGTTGCGCCTGCAGCGCTGAACTCAGCAACGCAAAACAGAGTAGGGTAAGGGTAACAATGAACGAGTGCTGTTTCATGGCGGAATCCTATGAGCTTTGCGGGTTGAGGTCAAAGGGGCTGCCCTGGGTCCGTAAGCCTTACAGTCTGATCGGACCATTCATTTCCGAATTTTCAAACATCGGTCACTGCGTTCTGAACAATGCTTGTCGATTCCCGTGTTGCATGTGGAATTGAATTTGCTATGCATGATCCATGTTCTCTCGGCGATATTTGCTGCCCTTCATCCTTTCGGCATTCCTCATCAGCTTTACCTGGGGTGACCTCATTGTGTTGCAGGGAGGACGAACGATTGAAGGCACGGTTGTGGAATCCAACCCGGATTCGATCATCGTGGAAATGGCGATGGGCAGAGTTACGATATCGAGGTCAAAGGTCCTGCGTATCGAATCGACTCCGCAGGGCGACAAGCGGCGGGACGCGCTCCAATTGGCTGCGACTTTTGAGCAGGAACTGGGGGATCTGAAACGATCACTTTCGAGCTTGCACAGTCTCAATGGCAAGTTCTCGGTACTGACTGTGAAAGTACAGCGTGAAGAAGCTGCCGTGCACCGTCTCGAAGACAGTCTGGCGCAACTGCAGCGTCGCCGAACGGAAGCCATCGAGGCGCTGCAACCCTATGCACAATATCATGGGCGGCGTGTTCCCCAGCGCATTTACGAACAGTATGTGAGTGCGCAGACCGCACATCAGGTGGCGTCGGCCCGTGTGAGCGAGCGCGAGCAGGAACTTGCCAATGCACGCCGTGAGTTATCGCTCACGCGCCAGCAGCTCTCCGAGTGCCGAAAGCAGATGCAAGAGCAAGCCCGTTCAATCCGATCACGGCGGGATGAACTTGTAGCAAAGGGCTGCCCCATTGATGAAATGCAAGACATCGACAAGACGCTCGAACGCTATGGTGACGGAGCCTTGTTTCAGCAAATTCCCCTGCGCCGGGAAGGGAACAGTTTTTTTCTCAACGTGCGGTTGAACGATCAAATCACCGAGGAGTTCATTTTGGATACCGGGTGCTCAACCCTGCTCTTGACGCGGGAAGTCGTGGAGCGTCTGGGGGTGCGCAGTGATGCATACCTTGGCGTGAGCACAACCCAGATCGCAGATGGTTCCCTGATTGAAGTGCAGAACGTGTATCTTGATTCGGTGGAGGTAAACGGGGTGAGGGCTGGGCGGGTGCTCGCCCAGTTTGCACTTTCGGAGACTGGCCCCGTTCCCCTGTTGCTGGGGATGAGTTATTTGGAACGCTTTCGTTTCAGCATTGATGCCCAGCGTGCTCTCTTGACCTTGGAATAAACGCCATGCTGCCAAGGCTATCAGTCTTACAGCCTTTCTGTTGCGCAGGAAATCAATGCAGCTGTTTGGCGGTCCGGTGCTGACGTTGTTGCGAAGCGCGATGCAGGTCGTGCACAATGGCTTCGGTGCGGTCCCATCCGATGCATGCATCGGTGATGGAAACGCCATATTGAAGGGTTGATAGGTCTTCAGGAATGGCCTGGTTGCCCTCCAAGAGATTACTCTCGATCATGACTCCACGAATGCTCTCAACTCCGTCGGCAATTTGTGTGCAGACATCGAGGGCGACCTCTGCCTGTCGATGGGGATCCTTCATGGAATTGCCATGACTGAAATCGACGATGAGATTGTCGGGAATACCGGCCTCTCTCATCTGCAGCTCACACTGCCGAATATGAGGGCGCTCATAATTGGGCGTGATTCCTCCGCGCAAAATGAGGTGTCCGTGCGGGTTGCCTCTGGTCCGGATAATGGCCGCATGGCCCTCCGGGTTGATGCTGATGAAGTTGTGGCATCGCGCGGCGGACTGAATGGCATGTATGGCCACTGAAATATCTCCGGAAGTTGCATTCTTGAAACCGACGGCGGAGGTGAGTCCGCTGGCCATTTTGCGATGGCTTTGGGACTCAACTGTGCGTGCTCCAATGGCAGTGTAGGAGATGAGATCCTGAATGTAGGGGGGAGTGACAATGTCCAGAGCTTCGGTGGCAACGGGCAGTCCCATACGGGTAATTTGCAATAACAGCTTCCGTGCGAGGCGGAGTCCGGCTTCAATGTCGAAGGATTGATCCAGATGGGGATCATTGACCAATCCCTGCCAGCCCACGGTAGTGCGGGGTTTCTCATAATAGACGCGCATGAGCAGGACAAGCTCATCTGCCACTTCTGCCGCGAGGGAATTCAGTCGCTGGGCGTATTCGATTGCAGCCTTGGGATCGTGAATGGAGCACGGGCCGACGATGACCAACAGGCGTGGATCGCTGCGGTCGAGTATGGCCTTTACAGCACTTTGTCCCTTTTGAACGGTTTGCACATCGCCTTCGAGCAGAGGGTATTCGTCTTTTAACGTGTTCGGGGAAAGGATGGCACGCTCCTCCTCGATGTGAACATTTTCGATCTGGCGATGTAGCATGGGTCGTTGAATTGTGAAATCGGAATGGGTCTGAATCAGAAGAGTGGCGATGCTACGGCTCCTACAGCAGAGATCGGTGCCGAATCACCCAGACCGTCGAGGGTTTGATTGGCCTTCCGCATGATACCCTGAAGTTCTCCGTACATTTCATCGTCGTTTAGCAATTTTCCGATGGTGGAGTCGGGATTGTTGAGGCTCGTCGAAAACTCCCGTAGATCGGCGATGAGCAGCTCGACCTCCTGTGCGAGGTCCGTTTCTCCATAAATCAGACCACCGAGGGTTCCTTCTCCCTGTTTCACGTGAGCGACGATTTCGCGGGTATCGGTGAGCAGAGCCTCGCCCTCGGTCAAGGTCGACTCGAGCTGGGCGGAAATGCTTTTGAGGTCGTTGTAAATTTCGTCCTTCATGAGCAGCTGACCGATAGTGCCCTCGCCGGATGCGATCTGGGTTGTGATGGTATCGAGATTGGCAAGCGTCTTTTTCAGGGATTCCTCGTTCTCCCGAATCATGTCACCGATGGCCTGAAAAATGCCGTCCTCACCCTCGCTTGAGCCGAGGATTTGCTGGAAATTCTCCAGTGCACCACCGATTTGCTGACTGAGCGAACCGATTTCATTGACCACATGATTGATATCATATCCCACTGCAGTCGGGATGCTTCCACCGGGAGCGATTGCTGCCGTTTCCTGCCCCATCTGGATGGAGACCATGTTGTTTCCGAGTAGCCCGGCCATTCCAATGGTGGCAACCGAGTCTGTGGGGATCTGGTACCCCTTGTCGATTTTGAAAACTGCTGTGGGGGTTCGCCCCTGAAGTCCGGTGCTCTGTACGCTTCCGATGCGAACGCCGGCCATGCGCACATCGTCGCCGACCCGAAGTTGAAGCAAGGTTT belongs to Puniceicoccaceae bacterium and includes:
- a CDS encoding gluconokinase, which gives rise to MPDSTAPAPVVIVMGVSGCGKTTVGKRLAKRLNVPFLDADDFHPPENIAKMQSGQPLQDTDRIPWLDILSKLLQDHQYNGVVLACSALRQRYRDHLITGLVHARFIYLKGSFDEIYTRMKLRNHFMPASLLKSQFSTLEEPQEAIVLDISEDVETLVNKAYRNLHKSG
- a CDS encoding CAP domain-containing protein, which gives rise to MRISPSRPFHSLVSNWLLALCMCSVLTGNVHALPQTDLITGYHANGAAILQKSYVLSEQELELIQRIAQHPLQQRPVIVLDPALTLYAKAKSDDLANRSYFAHSDPQGNLITYYFGDAPGFLSQTFENLAAGYTNAAAAVDAWERSTTGHRESLFGLPRDGVANPLYPYFGVGHTRSQNASDPYGGHYWTTQNAWNPAAHPGPIGNTAAIAQASKYQLFLPDGVTPVDRNWNWVTAEIAGMQRVHVNGDGSYQRNGMGRFRNLGGMFFRSDAMGITYSLPDHATGVHHYFTSKQGWLWTTPQLAPHYWSKQRGNWIYVDTHGNRVFDYNNQIWEDWTPDGQYARILSDKRQTYVGQPVVIAWDADRKSPIVEFWSSQSNPDGLPTHYSNAPMGAILWHPPAPGSYVFAVRSKAVPGPASAPGQQIHAENVRIDVIPHPDSYSNAAVQIWASNSEVALGSPFSIRWNSTGGIPIVRSSPGQSPANVDGVFSNEPSGEVSFVKRVPGIYRYSIQLGSLVQEVFVRVTGTKTAPSAPR
- a CDS encoding transaldolase family protein → MKIYLDTANLEEIRQASELGIVDGVTTNPALVAREGANSLENTKTHFARMCELTEAGLQQFFRAYHGTPNRAGKEG
- a CDS encoding retroviral-like aspartic protease family protein; the encoded protein is MFSRRYLLPFILSAFLISFTWGDLIVLQGGRTIEGTVVESNPDSIIVEMAMGRVTISRSKVLRIESTPQGDKRRDALQLAATFEQELGDLKRSLSSLHSLNGKFSVLTVKVQREEAAVHRLEDSLAQLQRRRTEAIEALQPYAQYHGRRVPQRIYEQYVSAQTAHQVASARVSEREQELANARRELSLTRQQLSECRKQMQEQARSIRSRRDELVAKGCPIDEMQDIDKTLERYGDGALFQQIPLRREGNSFFLNVRLNDQITEEFILDTGCSTLLLTREVVERLGVRSDAYLGVSTTQIADGSLIEVQNVYLDSVEVNGVRAGRVLAQFALSETGPVPLLLGMSYLERFRFSIDAQRALLTLE
- a CDS encoding 3-deoxy-7-phosphoheptulonate synthase — its product is MLHRQIENVHIEEERAILSPNTLKDEYPLLEGDVQTVQKGQSAVKAILDRSDPRLLVIVGPCSIHDPKAAIEYAQRLNSLAAEVADELVLLMRVYYEKPRTTVGWQGLVNDPHLDQSFDIEAGLRLARKLLLQITRMGLPVATEALDIVTPPYIQDLISYTAIGARTVESQSHRKMASGLTSAVGFKNATSGDISVAIHAIQSAARCHNFISINPEGHAAIIRTRGNPHGHLILRGGITPNYERPHIRQCELQMREAGIPDNLIVDFSHGNSMKDPHRQAEVALDVCTQIADGVESIRGVMIESNLLEGNQAIPEDLSTLQYGVSITDACIGWDRTEAIVHDLHRASQQRQHRTAKQLH
- a CDS encoding MlaD family protein; this encodes MNKSQTVSVGIFFILGLALILTVFEQLSDESIKKSEGYEITGTFETLLQLRVGDDVRMAGVRIGSVQSTGLQGRTPTAVFKIDKGYQIPTDSVATIGMAGLLGNNMVSIQMGQETAAIAPGGSIPTAVGYDINHVVNEIGSLSQQIGGALENFQQILGSSEGEDGIFQAIGDMIRENEESLKKTLANLDTITTQIASGEGTIGQLLMKDEIYNDLKSISAQLESTLTEGEALLTDTREIVAHVKQGEGTLGGLIYGETDLAQEVELLIADLREFSTSLNNPDSTIGKLLNDDEMYGELQGIMRKANQTLDGLGDSAPISAVGAVASPLF